From Acomys russatus chromosome 2, mAcoRus1.1, whole genome shotgun sequence, one genomic window encodes:
- the Anp32b gene encoding acidic leucine-rich nuclear phosphoprotein 32 family member B, with protein MDMKKRIHLELRNRTPAAVRELVLDNCKANDGKIEGLTDEFVNLEFLSLINVGLFSVSDLPKLPKLKKLELSDNRIFGGLDRLAEELPSLTHLNLSGNKLKDISTLEPLKKLDCLKSLDLFGCEVTNLNDYRESVFKLLPQLSYLDGYDREDQEAPDSDVEVDGVEEAPDSDAEVDGVDKEEEDEEGEEEEEDEDGEEEEEDDEEDEDEDEDVEGEEDEDEVSGEEEEFGHDGEVDEDEEDEDEDEDEEEEESGKGEKRKRETDDEGEDD; from the exons GTTCGAGAACTTGTCTTGGACAATTGCAAAGCAAATGATGGAAAAATTGAGGGGTTAACAGATGAATTTGTGAACTTAGAGTTCCTCAGTTTAATAAATGTAGGCCTGTTTTCAGTTTCAGATCTCCCCAAGCTACCTAAATTGAAAAAG CTTGAGCTCAGCGATAATAGAATCTTTGGAGGTCTGGACAGATTAGCAGAAGAACTTCCAAGCCTCACACACCTGAACCTGAGTGGGAATAAGCTGAAGGACATCAGCACCTTGGAGCCTCTG AAAAAGTTGGATTGTCTGAAAAGCCTGGATCTGTTTGGCTGTGAGGTCACTAACCTGAATGATTACCGAGAGAGCGTCTTCAAGCTCCTGCCCCAGCTGTCCTATCTGGATGGCTATGACCGAGAGGACCAGGAAGCCCCGGACTCGGATGTAGAGGTGGACGGTGTAGAGGAAGCCCCTGACTCAGACGCAGAGGTGGACGGTGtggacaaggaagaggaggatgaag aaggagaagaggaagaggaagatgaggatggtgaagaagaggaggaggatgatgaAGAGGATGAAGATGAAGACGAAGATGTAGagggagaagaggatgaagatgaaGTCAGTGGAGAG GAAGAAGAATTTGGACATGATGGAGAagttgatgaagatgaagaagatgaggatgaagatgaagatgaag aggaggaggaaagtgggaaaggtgaaaagagaaagagagaaacagatgatGAAGGAGAAGATGATTAA